One Candidatus Thioglobus autotrophicus genomic window, ACAGCTGACGAAATTAAAGAAGGTATTCGTACTCAGACTATTAATAATGAAATTATTCCAATGTTCTGTGGCTCAGCCTTTAAGAACAAGGGTGTACAAGCAGCATTAGATGCAATCATTATGTACATGCCATCACCACTTGATGTGGACGCAATTGAAGGTATCTTGGATGATAAAGACGAGACTAGAGCGCCTCGTCCAGCTGATGACGATGAGCCGTTTTCAGCACTAGCCTTTAAGATTGCAACCGACCCATTTGTAGGTACTTTGACATTCTTCCGTGTTTATTCAGGTGTCCTTAAAGCTGGTGATTTTGTTTATAACTCATCTAAAGGTAAGAAAGAGCGTATTGGCCGTATGGTACAGATGCACTCAAACGATCGTGAAGAAATTAAAGAAGTTCGTGCGGGTGATATCGCTGCTGCGATTGGCCTAAAAGACGTTACAACGGGTGACACATTATGTGACCTTAAAGAGAAGATTGTTCTAGAAAGAATGGAATTCCCTGAGCCGGTAATCGCATTAGCGGTTGAGCCTAAAACTAAAGCAGACCAAGAGAAGATGGGTATCGCATTAGGCAAGCTAGCTGCAGAAGATCCGTCTTTCCGTGTATCAAGTGATGAAGAGTCTGGACAGACAATTATTGCAGGTATGGGTGAGCTTCACTTAGACATTATTGTTGATCGTATGAAGCGTGAATTTGATGTTGAATGTAACGTTGGTGCGCCACAAGTATCTTACCGTGAAGCGATTACGACAATGGTTGAGCATCAGCATAAGTTTGCTAAGCAATCAGGTGGTCGTGGTCAGTACGGACATGTTCATTTACGTATCGAGCCTCAAGAAGCCGGTGCTGGATATGAATTTGTTGACGAAATTAAAGGTGGTGTTATTCCTAAGGAATACATTCCTGCAGTTGACAAAGGTGTTCAAGAACAAATGGAGAACGGTGTATTAGCAGGCTTCCCATTAGTTGATGTTAAAGTCACAGTTTATGATGGTTCTTACCATGATGTTGACTCGAATGAAATGGCGTTTAAGATCGCCGCGAGTAAGTGTTTAGCTGAAGGTGTTAGAATGGCCAATCCACAATTGCTTGAGCCAATGATGGCAGTTGAAGTAGTTACCCCTGAAGAATACATGGGTGACGTAATGGGTGACCTTAACCGTCGTCGTGGTTTAGTTGGTGGTATGGAAGACCTTCCAAATGGTAAGCAATTAAAAGCAGACGTTCCACTAGCAGAAATGTTTGGTTATGCAAACGATCTTCGTTCAGCAACTCAAGGACGTGCTAGCTATTCAATGGAATTCTCAAGGTATACAGCAGCGCCGAAAAATGTTGCTGACGATGTTATCGCAAAATTAAATAAGTAAGGAGTATTTACAATGTCAAAAGAAAAATTTGAAAGAACCAAGCCACACGTAAACGTGGGCACAATCGGTCACGTTGACCATGGTAAAACTACGTTAACTGCAGCAATTACTAAAGTAATGGCTGAGGCTAACGGTAGTGAAGCAACAGACTTTGCTGATATTGACAAAGCACCTGAAGAAAGAGAGCGTGGTATCACGATTTCAACGTCACACGTAGAATACGAGTCAGAGACTCGTCACTACGCACACGTTGACTGCCCGGGACACGCCGACTACGTTAAAAACATGATTACTGGTGCTGCACAAATGGACGGCGCTATTATCGTTATTGCTGCAACAGACGGCCCAATGGCTCAAACGCGTGAGCACATTCTTTTATCTAAGCAAGTAGGTGTACCTTACATCGTTGTTTACATGAACAAAGCTGACATGGTTGACGATGAAGAGTTAATCGAATTAGTTGAAATGGAAATCCGTGAACTTTTAAATGAATACGATTTCCCAGGTGATGACACGCCAGTTATTCTTGGCTCTGCTCTTAAAGCTTTAGAAGGCGATACATCTGACATTGGTGTACCTTCAGTCTTAAAGCTTGTAGAAGCATTAGACACATACATCCCTGAGCCTGTACGTGACACTGAAAAGACATTCATTATGCCAATTGAGGATGTATTCTCAATCTCTGGTCGTGGTACGGTTGTAACAGGTCGTATTGAAGCTGGTATCGTTAACGTTGGTGATGAATTAGAAATCGTTGGTATTAAAGATACACAAACAACAACGTGTACGGGTGTTGAGATGTTCCGTAAGTTATTAGATTCTGGTGAAGCAGGCGATAACGTTGGTGTGCTACTTCGTGGTACTAAGCGTGAAGAAGTTGAACGTGGTCAAGTACTAGCTAAGCCTGGTTCAATTAAGCCGCACTCTAAGTTTGAAGCAGAAGTTTATGTTTTAAGTAAAGATGAGGGTGGCCGTCATACGCCATTCTTTGATAACTACCGTCCACAGTTCTACTTCCGTACAACTGACGTAACAGGTGCTTGTAAGCTACCTGATGGCGTAGAGATGGTAATGCCAGGCGATAACGTAAAGATGCAAGTAGAGCTTCTTTCACCAATCGCTATGGAAGATGGTTTAAGATTCGCAATTAGAGAAGGTGGTCGTACTGTAGGTGCGGGTGTTGTTTCTAAGGTTACGGATTAATTAGTTAAATAGAGGCCGAAGATTTATTGTATAATCTTCGGTTTTTCGTTTGTAAAGATAGACACTACAAATAGATAGGACAAAACACATGAGCAATCAAAATATTAGAATTAAATTAAAAGCATTCGATCATCGTTTAATCGACAAATCGGCGCTTGAGATTGTAGAGACTGCTAAGCGTACTGGTGCTAGTGTAAGAGGTCCAATCCCTCTTCCGACTAAAAAGGAACGTTTTACTGTATTAACATCTCCGCACGTTAACAAAAAGGCGAGAGATCAATATGAGTTAAGAACTTACATTAGATTAATGGATGTGATTAGCCCGACAGATAAAACAGTAGATGCTTTAATGAAGTTAGATTTAGCTGCTGGTGTTGATGTAGCAATCAAGCTTAACTAGACAGATATAAATAAATTAGGAATAAGATCATGGCAATTGGTTTAGTAGGACAAAAATTAGGTATGACGCGCTTAATAAACGACGATGGCACAGCCACGCCGGTTAGCGTTATTAAAATTGAACCTAATCGTGTTGTTCAAACAAGAACACTTGAAGTTGATGGCTATAGTGCTGTTCAAGTTACAACAGGTGCAAAAGTTAACAAAAAAGGTGAAGCTAAAGTACGTCGTGTACCTGCTGCAATCAAAGGTCATTACGCGAAAGCGTCCCAAGAAATTGGTTTAGGTCTATGGGAATTTAGAGCAGATGCAAGCGAAATTGCAGAGGCAACAAGTTTTGATTTATCTATTTTTGGTGCTGGACATTATGTTGATATCACTGGCCAATCTAAAGGTAAAGGTTTTCAGGGTGGTGTTAAGCGTCATAATTTCCAAATGCAAGATGCAACACACGGTAACTCGATCTCTCATAGAGCCATTGGTTCTACTGGTCAGTGTCAAGAGCCTGGTCGTGTATTTAAAGGTAAAAAGATGGCTGGTCACATGGGTGATGAGCAAGTTACTCAAGAGTGTTTAGAAGTCGTTAAAGTTGACAGTGATAAAGGCGTAATCTTAGTTAAAGGATCAATTCCTGGCGCTACTAAAGGTTTTGTTAAAGTTTCATTGTCACCTAAGAAAGATAAAGTTAACGTTGAAGTAACTAAGAATATCAAAGACAATGCAGCCGCTGAGTCTGCAGAAGCGTAAGGTTTTAAGATGAAATTAAAAGTATTAAACATAAGCACAAACAAGTCAACTACGACCGAAGTAGCTGATACTATTTTTGCAAGAGATTACAACCAGTCATTGGTTCATCAAGTTACTACTGCTTATATGGCAGGCGGTCGTCAGGGCTCTAAAGCTCAGAAGAATCGTGCTGCTGTTAGCGGTGGTGGTAAGAAGCCTTGGAATCAAAAAGGTACTGGCCGAGCTCGTGCAGGTACATCTCGTGGCCCAATTTGGCGCTCAGGTGGTGTTACATTTGCAGCACAGCCTCGTAGTTACGCTCAAAAAGTTAACAAGAAGATGTACAAAGGTGCAATCTCAGTTATCTTTTCAGAATTAGCTCGAACTGATCGTTTAAGAGTAGTTAACGAGTTTGATGTTAAGGATGCAAAAACTAAAAACATTACTGCACTTCTTAAATCACTAGATATTAAAGATGCATTATTAATGACAGATGAGTTAGATGAGAATTTATACTTATCTTCTCGTAACCTGTACCATGTTGGTGTATGTGATACGCAAAGTATTGATCCAGTTAGCTTAATTGGTTATCAAAATGTTGTTGTTACTGAAGCTGCATTGAAGAATATTGAGGCAATGTTATGAATCAAGAAAAAATATTAAAAACCTTGCTATCTCCCCTTGTTTCTGAGAAGACAGCAATGT contains:
- the fusA gene encoding elongation factor G; the encoded protein is MARNHPLSRYRNVGVMAHIDAGKTTTTERVLLYTGRTHKIGEVHDGGATMDWMEQEQERGITITSAATTCMWKGMDEQFPEHRINIIDTPGHVDFTIEVERSLKVLDGAMALFCAVGGVEPQSETVWRQANKYNVPRIGFVNKMDRAGANFLRVCDQIKTRLGANPVPMQIAIGAEEDFKGVVDLITMKAIYWNEEDQGATYDALDIPAELQELAEEKREFMIESAAEASEELMEKYLEEGELTADEIKEGIRTQTINNEIIPMFCGSAFKNKGVQAALDAIIMYMPSPLDVDAIEGILDDKDETRAPRPADDDEPFSALAFKIATDPFVGTLTFFRVYSGVLKAGDFVYNSSKGKKERIGRMVQMHSNDREEIKEVRAGDIAAAIGLKDVTTGDTLCDLKEKIVLERMEFPEPVIALAVEPKTKADQEKMGIALGKLAAEDPSFRVSSDEESGQTIIAGMGELHLDIIVDRMKREFDVECNVGAPQVSYREAITTMVEHQHKFAKQSGGRGQYGHVHLRIEPQEAGAGYEFVDEIKGGVIPKEYIPAVDKGVQEQMENGVLAGFPLVDVKVTVYDGSYHDVDSNEMAFKIAASKCLAEGVRMANPQLLEPMMAVEVVTPEEYMGDVMGDLNRRRGLVGGMEDLPNGKQLKADVPLAEMFGYANDLRSATQGRASYSMEFSRYTAAPKNVADDVIAKLNK
- the tuf gene encoding elongation factor Tu, with amino-acid sequence MSKEKFERTKPHVNVGTIGHVDHGKTTLTAAITKVMAEANGSEATDFADIDKAPEERERGITISTSHVEYESETRHYAHVDCPGHADYVKNMITGAAQMDGAIIVIAATDGPMAQTREHILLSKQVGVPYIVVYMNKADMVDDEELIELVEMEIRELLNEYDFPGDDTPVILGSALKALEGDTSDIGVPSVLKLVEALDTYIPEPVRDTEKTFIMPIEDVFSISGRGTVVTGRIEAGIVNVGDELEIVGIKDTQTTTCTGVEMFRKLLDSGEAGDNVGVLLRGTKREEVERGQVLAKPGSIKPHSKFEAEVYVLSKDEGGRHTPFFDNYRPQFYFRTTDVTGACKLPDGVEMVMPGDNVKMQVELLSPIAMEDGLRFAIREGGRTVGAGVVSKVTD
- the rpsJ gene encoding 30S ribosomal protein S10, producing the protein MSNQNIRIKLKAFDHRLIDKSALEIVETAKRTGASVRGPIPLPTKKERFTVLTSPHVNKKARDQYELRTYIRLMDVISPTDKTVDALMKLDLAAGVDVAIKLN
- the rplC gene encoding 50S ribosomal protein L3, coding for MAIGLVGQKLGMTRLINDDGTATPVSVIKIEPNRVVQTRTLEVDGYSAVQVTTGAKVNKKGEAKVRRVPAAIKGHYAKASQEIGLGLWEFRADASEIAEATSFDLSIFGAGHYVDITGQSKGKGFQGGVKRHNFQMQDATHGNSISHRAIGSTGQCQEPGRVFKGKKMAGHMGDEQVTQECLEVVKVDSDKGVILVKGSIPGATKGFVKVSLSPKKDKVNVEVTKNIKDNAAAESAEA
- the rplD gene encoding 50S ribosomal protein L4; this encodes MKLKVLNISTNKSTTTEVADTIFARDYNQSLVHQVTTAYMAGGRQGSKAQKNRAAVSGGGKKPWNQKGTGRARAGTSRGPIWRSGGVTFAAQPRSYAQKVNKKMYKGAISVIFSELARTDRLRVVNEFDVKDAKTKNITALLKSLDIKDALLMTDELDENLYLSSRNLYHVGVCDTQSIDPVSLIGYQNVVVTEAALKNIEAML